The nucleotide sequence tgttgtgtttttctgtatttttgtcttaGTTGAGTTTCAGTTCCTAGTGGGTATCCTCCAGGGTACCTTTCAGAactctttttgcttttctttgtcctatttttttttttttggtgtttttgctGAGTGGCCATTTTTTGTTAGTTCCTTGCAATCCTTTGTGTTTTTAGAGGAACAACAATAGACACTGCTTCTTAACTCATTACATCAAGAAGAGCCCATCAAAAAGGTAGTTCCATGTACCTGACTATGTCTGCTTGCACTGGTCATTTGATGGGCAGTTTAGCCAAAAATGAAGTAAAGCTATTTTTCCACTTACCCAGGCTGAAAGGGCcaaaaatttatatttgaaaaatcaACAGCATCATCGCTTTCAAAATGCAGTGACATGGTTACTCACGAGCATCCACAGACCTTGTTATGCACAGTTATATTAAAATCTACTTTCTACCAAAGTACGTCAAATGTGTATATTAATGCAAAGTCTCGTTACGAAATACataatttttgcatttgcacGAACTGTGTGGCAAAGCAGTAGTTTCAAATGAATCCGTGTCAGTTTGCGTTAGATGGCAATGAACTGTGGCCAGCAAAACATGATCTTGGAAATTAAAACGCCTTCCAGACATTATggctgcataaaataaacaaacaaataaatatataaataaagtagaCTAGAGCTAAATAATGgctattatgttttaaaatgttcaacTTATTTAGTCTCAAAAGCTCAATTTCAAGTTGCAGCTGCTCACTCCTTTGCCAAGAAGTATTGCTGCTAATTCAAGGACATAGCCTTAATAAATTGGTGGCTGGCTACCATAGTcctattgttatttttgtctgttaTGAATAGGCTGTTTTTACTCTGTCAAAACTTGAAGAACTTGAATAGGCCTAAATACAAGCGTGATATAATTGgcaaattgttttattgtattgttgttaaatgaattattcGGCACTCCAGGCTGAAGCCAATTAATAGTTTACTATCCAAATAGGCCTGTTTGTCATTGTAAATCACAGAAATCACATATCTTAGTCtaagagattttaaaaatatttatttgttcagttgtttactctttatttaaaaggaaaatgtttcaaTCATCTAATGATGCACAATCATGACAGCTTCttttgtttagaaaatgtaaattgcaaatttttttcatttttttcttacctaATTCATCCTGTTTTacaatgtatatgtatatttttgtaatccatttttatgataatttaatattttagcgTACGTTTCTGTATATGTCTGCCCCATGGTCGACATGGAATCTCGACCATGCCAGTTTCAAATATTGCCAGCAGCCCCATCAGGTGACACTTCATTAGCTGTAAAGTTGCCTAGGGAGAGTGGGATCGGTCGGCAGGGATGACCGTGTCTCATGACACATCAGCAACCCCTGTTGGTCAATCAGGCAACCACAGTCTAAATTGATAGCAGAGATTGCAGTCATAAAGCATAGGAATATAAATGGGAATTCCACATtgggagaagaaagaaaaatttgttaaaaaagaaatagaaaaagtCTGTAGatctaaataaataacttcTCCTTTCCACAGGTAAGACGCCCGATGACAGCGGAAGTGGTGGAGAGGTCGGGACTCCCTTCCCAGGCCCTGCATTTAAAGAGGTGTGGCAGGTAAAAGTGTGGCCCAAGGGGCTGGGGCAAGCCAGAAACCTGGTGGGCATCTACAGGCTGTGCCTGACGGACAAGACGGTTAACTTTATCAAGCTGAACTCGGATGTGCCAGCCGTGGTGCTGCAGCTGATGAACGTGCGCCGCTGCGGCCACTCCGAGAACTTCTTCTTTGTGGAGGTGGGCCGCTCGGCTGTGACAGGGCCCGGAGAGTTCTGGATGCAGGTGGAGGACTCGGTGGTGGCGCAGCACATGCACGAGACTCTGCTGGAGGCCATGAAGGCTCTCAGCGAGGAGTTTCGGCAGCGTAGCAAGGGGTCTCAGTCAGCGGCAGCCATTGGCGGGGGTACCACTGCCTCCAACCCTATCAGCGTCCCATCTCGACGGCATCACCCGAATCCACCACCCAGCCAGATCGGCTTCTCCCGAAGGCCTCGCACTGACACCCCCGGGCCAACAGGGGGCAACAGCGGCAACACCTCCCCAACACCTCGCCATGGGTTCTCCAGGTCGCGCACCTCCAGCattgggggtaggggggtggatGAGGGCAGGGTCGCGGCAGGAGGAGCAGTAGGACCCGTTTCTAGCCCCAGCCTTAACGGGTCCTCCTGCtccaccaccccaaccccaacccccatgCCCAAGACGACCCgcgcccccacccctgccaaaATCCCACTCAGCTTGGTACGCTACACCCCCAACCCCGTCCCATCCCCTGCCCCCAGCCTGTCCTCTAGCTCGGGGCATGGATCAGAGTGTGGGGGGTTTGGTTTTGGGGGTGGATTAGTAGGGGGCATGGCCGTAGCCCCTTTCAGCCGCGCCCCTCAGAGGGTCTCTGTCTCTGGCTCTCCCAGCGACTATGGCTCCTCAGATGAGTATGGTTCCAGCCCAGATCTCCCTGGGGGCTCTGCCTCCAGAGGCCTGGGGTGCCATGCCTTAGGGGGCAGGGCCTCCAACTACATCACCATGGGCCACCAGCAGCATGGAGGGGGCAGAGCTTCGGGGGGAAACACACGCGGCTATGCCCGCAGGGTGCTCCGCCGCTCCTCTACTCGAGAGTGTGAAGCTGAACGCCGGCTACTCAGCAAGAGGGCTTCCCTTCCCCCTATGGCCCTGGGGCGGCTCCACCCTCACAGGAggagggaagaagaggaggaggctgaGGAGGATGAAGACTACACCGTCATGTGCCGGAGTGCCAGCAGGGAGTCCTTCACCTCCCCCAGGGCTGAAGGCAGGaaaggagggggcggaggagaaggaggagtggCTGGAGATAACGGCTATATGTCAATGTTGCCAGGGGTTAaatccccctctgtctccatctccctctctctctctgttgcggTCTCGGACTCCAGCCCCAAACTGGATGACTACATGGCCATGACTCCTAGCAGCAGCGTCTCGCCCCCCCAGCCAATGcgctctctcagctctgaggGGTATATGTTGATGTCACCCAGCAGCAGTTGCTCCCCagaccagcaggtggcagtatgGGGAGGCAGAGGTGGTGCTATAGGAGGAAAGAGGGATAATGGTAATGACTATATGAACATGTCACCCATCGGAGCCCGCTCCGCCAACAGCTCGCCACCACCTAACTCTGAAGGACACCCCCCGCAGGGTCTTACCAAAACTCCCCCCTCCTACTTTTCTTTACCCAGATCTTATAAGCACACCCTGTCTGCAAGGGTTGAGGACAGCCTGGGACGGGGCAAAAGGGCAGGGCTCAATGGCAGTAACAGCTGCAGGGGCGGTGTagctggggttggggtgggaggCAGGGGTGGAATGGGGTTCCCCGGCAGGCAAGACTCCTCCCCCGGGTCCTCGAAAGGACGGcgcctctctgcctcctcctcctcttactCCTCCAGCTCGGCCAGCAGCGAGAGCCTTGAGGACAAACTGACACCGAGGGCACACGGGGTAAGAGTGGGTGTGGGGTTCAGGCCTGGGGAAGCCTGCTGCTCTTCCACAGAGAGAACATCCCAGCAAAGGCACGGTCCAGGGGGGAAGATGCAGAACCAGCAGGGCCAGAAGCAGCAGAGGAGGGGTCACCCTGCAAGCATCTTCGAGGACATGTCCAAAGCCAGCACCCTCCCGAGGGTGCGGGAGAACTCCCTTTCCTCCATCCCCCAGAACCCTGGGGAGTATGTCAGCATTCGTTTTGGGGGACCTACTGGGGGGAATAGCGGAGGAGCTGGGCATAGGGGGCTCATGGGCCCCATACTGTCATTGCCACGTGGAACCCTGGGGCCCTCTCATCGAGCCGAATCCTGCCTGAGCAGCTTTCAGACCCTCCCCCGGAGCCTTTCTGCACCCCTGGCCCCCTCTGGCAGTGCCGCCTGCTCCACCGAATACATCAACATGGACTTCGGCCACCCTCCCTCgctctcgccctctccctcttcctcgcCATCATCCTCCCACCTCTCCCTGACCCCTGTCACCTTCCCCTCCTTTGGGTCCCTCTCCACCCCACCTGCTGTCGCCCTCAAGACCCGGGAGGAGTCCCACCACACCCCTCGGGAGGCGGAGCCGGGAGACACTCCACGGAGGAAGCCTGGAGGGACCACCCCTGTTGCCGCAGCACCCAATTCACTTGCCGGAGACTACACTGAGATGGCCTTCAGTTTGGACTCGGCCTCCTCTCGCTGTAGCAGTCCCACCCTGCGTCCCTCTGCCATGGAGCTAGGCCTGGACTTCCCGCTGGGGAAGGCAGGAGCCAGTCCTGACCGGACTGGCCCCAGGGTGATCAGGGCAGACCCCCAAGGACGGCGGCGCCACTGCTCCGAATCTTTCCTAACTTCCTCTCCTttacccctctcctcctcctcctcctcctccatgtcCCTCTTCCCTGAGCACAACACGCAGGGTGTGGCACACCAGCTCAGGTTTGAGGTGGGGGCATCCACCTGGGGGAGCGGACTGCCCGCTGCCCAGGCTTTGTCTGTGGAGCAAGGCCTGAATTACATCGACCTAGACCTTGCCAGCAAGGAGGGCCGCCGTTCTACTTTGGAAGGCCCTGCTGGCatccaccaccctcccccaccccatctcttCTCCTCTTTACTTGGAGGGGGGTCTAGTGGAACCCTGGGAGGGGGTTCTGTGGGAGGATGCAGCGTTGGGGCAAATCTGAACACCTATGCCAGCATCGATTTCCTCAAGTCCGAGGAGCTGCGGACAAATCAGAACAGTAACAAGGATGGACCAGGTAAGGTTTCTGGGATGGGAAAGACATATgggaaacatttatttagaCCTAATGCTTAGTCAATATTTAGTCCAGATATAATATTATGTGGCCATCTACATATGGAACGTAGACAGACTGTTGTTAATGTCACATAAGTATACTTCAcggtaaattaaatgaaaacataaatatttactaAATAATGTACATACATAATTATAGCACTACACTGTTCCTTCGTAGATGCCTTTTTCTTAATCAGATAACTCAGATTCCCAGGGAATTATGGCATGACTCATCCTAATATTAAGTTAAGTTAATGGCGACATGGCATTGACAGGGCATTGCTGTAAAAGAGCATATGTACTAAGTCAACTTACCCtgtgtaaataaaggttaataataaatgttctagtgcatggatgggcctcatggtctggtTTCAAATTTGGACCCTACCAGCACCAGTCCGACAAGGCAACTCATAATTGGCACTAGCATGATCCAGGAAAAGGAGTATTACGGTTGGCCGATATGACTGCGTTTAATTGCACTAGCAACCCCTGCTGATTGATCAGGCGCCCATGGTCTGCCTGTTGATGCGTATCTGTGTAAGCCCGACTTGTAGACTGTGGTATGATTTAAAAGAACGACGTCTGACATGTTTCTGAAGAGAACACATGCTTGTCTCTGTTCTCTCAAATCCATAGCAGAGGTTGCAGCAATTAGTGCTGATGAACACAATTGGgctttccaaattggggagggagggtggaggcATAAAACATGACCTGGCTTGTCAGTCAAATTGAATTATGACAGCTGACGGTGTGCAGCTCCGGAAACCAAGAGACCGATCCAGAGCATAAGTTGCACACCCTTCTCTATGCAAAGCAGTTATACTACAGTCTCTCACTCATGGGAATGTAAAAGGGGAGGCTTTTAAACTGCTTTTTAAACGGCCTTAattccccaccccctcccccacaaccccacccaacTCCCTTCTCTGGGTCTGAGAAATGATGACCTCCATTGTAAAGGATCTGTATCAGACTGTAGCTCCACTTGGACATTAGCAGCCAgaccacactgtgtgtgtgcgtgtgtgcgtgcgtgcgtgcgtgcgtgagtagTTATAGAACAAAGCCCCATGTGCCTCTGGATTTGGAAGGATTAGATAagtaaaatcacaaaataaagcTCCGGAGCCTTAATAAATCTCATCTCTCGAAGCAAGAAAAAGTAGTATTCACAAATTAATCAGAATAAGAATCAGACTTTATTGgccaaatatgtttttatgcatgtaaggtattatatatatatatatatatatatatatatatatatatatatatattaatcaGTTGCTCTCTGTGTAACAGTGAAGacaaagtggggggaaaaaaaaaacaataaaataagtatATAGTATTAATAAGTAAATAGTATTGTACTTGAGCTTTGGAATATGTACATCATATTGCATGTTGTAGATTATATTGCTTATGTTGGGGACATTAGTCTGTGAAATGTTcactgttaaatcaactcttaccaGGTACAAAtgatccctattggactcatatgtactctgttagagctgaattaactgTGTAGGCTTTTTTGTGTCAATTAGTGCTGGATATTTATATTagggatatacagtatatatgctACTTCCAGTTTTTCCACATAGTTCAATTGATCAGTCCGTTTGTGACCATATCACTGAGGTTCTACTGTATTTCCTATGCTAATGAGCCAATTAGCAACTCCAGTTCACTGTTGATTTGTCATTGATAAAAGTAATTTATGATTTCTGTCTTAGCAACATGATGTGAATCAACTCTGTTACCTATAATGAACTGATCTCTAAATGAAGTGGTTAGACAGAGAatggttgaaacaaaaaccaatGGGTAATTATACAGAGGGGAAAGCATATGGGAGAGGGGTATTTTTGGactttttcttttgtcaaaGAGCACCTGGTCTGCTCTGTTTCCTTAGTGATGCTAAtgaagctgttgttttttttctcccagtctctttctgcttctcttcctgtcactttttcatttcttttttaacatcACTGAAACTTTCCTGTTAAGGTACTTGTTGAGTCACAGAAGTGCTGCCGGAGAAGTTCAAAGTTCATGCTAACATCcaatctctttctctgcctttaTCACTCCTTCCATTCATCTCTCGGTATTGCATTGATTAATTTCCTCATCTATCAGTCATATACCATCTTCACCATTCTAcctttaatttctgttttctctATTATCAGTATGACTTCCTTCTCTTAAACATGgtgtgctgtgcatgtgtgcatgtacgtgtgtgtgtgcatctgtgtataTGTTTGCTGTTGTAATAAATTAGCTGGTTCCCATATTCACATGTTACACTGCATTTGTTCCGATAGCAGCTGAGGTAAGGTAGCTtgcttaaaaagtgcaaaagtAGTACGCAGCCTGCAACCTATATCAGTGAAACTCATTGATTCAAGGGATTTTTCAGCAGGACTATAGCCAACTGTGGTAGCCTACCTTGATGCAGTGTTTCTGCTCATGAATTGGAGCCGCACATGATGTTAATTTTAGTTGTACACTGTTGTTTCCTTAACATCAGAACATTCAGTATCCAGCTGTAATGCACTAGTTTGCCTCCCTGTAAGCAAAGGAAAAGCCACGTGTGGCTCTAAGGCCAGTCCCATGGGGTCGGGCTGCTTCATGGAATATTGATGGAAAGAGCTGTTTCTTCTGTGGAAAAGCTACTGGAGACGGCTGAAGGTTGCCGCTTCTTATCCGCGATGACCCTCGATCTGAGGATACAGGTGAGGCAGGTTTGCCGTCTAATTAACATCAGTCACACGGTGCTCCCTTCAGGAGCGACTTAACAGATGGAGAAATTAACTTTGATGAATAAGTGTTCGTAAAAAACACTGACTCATACTAAAATGAAGGAGGGGTGGGTAGTAGGGAAAGGAGGGAGATGGAAAGCCCTCCAAAGTCATTAACACATCCTGCAGACGCTGAAGAGGAGGTGAAGTGCCGCGGGAAGGGGAGGAAGAGCCCCGTGCCGAGCCCTGTGCAGACGGAACACTTGTGGAGTTCTCTGGCATCAGCTACGCACCATGAAAGTGCAGTGGCATCGATGTAGCGATGCACATAGGAACATCTGGCTGGCGAATGCGGTTCATACAGCATCCCAACCCTTTTATAACAATGACCCCAAGCTGGGTAAGGCACTGTTGGTAGGGCATGGATGGGGCCTATGGTCTGGCATTGAATTCATACtctgccagtgccgactgtatCCGGACGCACGATTGGCTGTAGCGTCGCCTTGGGGggggtttcagtcagcagggacGATGGTGCCTTGTCACCACTGGTTGATTCAGCCACCTGTTGTTCGGACATGAAGCGTCTTCCTTATGAATGTGTGAGCCCTACTAGTGAACTGTGGTGTGCTGAAATGCACTGCTTTGCATCACATGCTCTGGAGGAGAGTGCATGCTTATGTGCACCTTTCCAAATCGGGATGGaacaggaaaaagagagaagcatGTTGAGCCCAAAAGTATGGTAAATTAGCATATAGCCCAGGTCAGGTTAAtgctttttgggttttttttggtacaTTGAGCACATTTTGTAGGTGAAGCAAGTAGCGAAACAGTCGATAGTTTCAGTGACTTTGACTTTGGCACTTTTGTGGTTTAACCGTTGTTTATGAAGCAAGAGCCTCTTTGGATCCAAGGTATCTAATCTAAGATGCTCTGACAGGAACCTCTGGCAGGATTCTGGGGCTGACGAGCCACCTGGGTTGTCCTCAGAATCCCTTGTTCCCTCCTGCTCACATTTGTTCCTCTGTCTGTCACAGAGAGTGCTCCCCTGCTGGGCTCTGATCAGAGATGAGTGTTGTCAGGGCGCAAAGGAAACAAAAGTTAAAAATGCAACCCGGGAAAAACCAACCTCCTCGCAGTCCAAACTCAGcctttatttgatatttttgtttgacAAAAATCCTTTGCAGTGTGTAAATAACTGTGTTTAAAAGCAATGCAGGATTCAAGTGTAATTTCAGTTGGAGCAAGATTGAATTCAAGCAGTGAttaacaaatatttgaaatgtagcTAATACTGAAATATGCAAACAAGAACTGAAATATCCTAATGAGCATTAAAATACTATatacaaataaagaaacagaaaaagaagatATACTAATTGGGGGttgaggagaggaaaaaaaagagctaGAGAGGGTCAGAGTGGAGAGGCAGAGGTGCAGTCTGTAGAGATGGGTCCGCAGTCTGCAtctgaacatttttgctgttctGACAGTTGTTCTGGAACCTGAGCTCGAAGCATCACACTCAAATGAGCGGCAGAAGCTAGTGATGTGAGGGATGGAGTTGGGAAAGAAAATGGGGCACTTAttctctgggcaaaaaaaagcaataaagatAATGGCGAActgtaaaaacaacacaacgCTCATTGTGGCAGAAACCTGCTTCTAGGAAAGATGGAAATTTGAGTGTGCGGTGCTTGGATTGAGCCTGTGAGTTGGAATGAGAAGGATACGGAGAAGGGATATTGCATTATTCTTCttactttttttggtttttgctctcTGGAGGTTCAGAGGAAAGAAAGGCACTGCTTCTATCTTTCCTGTAGCAGTGGCATGAATGGCCGTTTTTCATTTGTGTCTCGCAGTGCTATAGCGAGCCTGGCTCTGCTGCGTCCCTCACACAGTGTTCCTGAAAACAACCCTGACCTTAATTACCACACTGATATTACAAAAGGAAATGGGAAAGCTGCAAAGAGAGCGATGCCCCTAAAAAAGAGCTCTATTTATGATTACCTGATTGATTTATCTGTTGATATGTAAGCCTCGGTTTCTCTATCATAGATTATAGGCAGAAAATTGGGCAGTTGGTGTCCTTTACAAATTTCTGGTCAGTTTTCAGCTGCGGCTTATGTTAAACCGTAAGTCGATGTtaatgtactttattgatccctcTACTGTTTGTATTTAGAATCATTTTGGTAAATTGCGGTTGTCTAGGCACTTTACTTGCTGTGTTCTGAATCTAAACGTCTGTGAATCAGTGACGTATCCCTACAACGTTTATAATAAGTGTGGCTGCCCTAGTGACAGGAAATGCACCACTCAGGCAGATTTTTCTGGGATGGGAGATGAATATTTAGATGATTGGCATGTTGTACTTGGCATCAGTTCAGATCAGTATACCATCAAAATTGACTTTAAGGCAAAGTtccctttttaaatgttttggtttttcctCAGTGCCTCCTTTCTGTTGGCAAAATAGATTGTTTTCTAATTGTTCTCTATCTAAAGACAAATTCAACTTGGCTCATTCTTTGCTATAAGACACTAAACACCACAACCAATCACAGACACATTGCTCccatcaaatttgttgtgattaTACCTTAACCATCGCACAGGATGAGCTGCAATGGATTCATTTCTTTGACAATTTAATGAGCATGGGAAAATTTGCTACATTAtgtgtgaaaattaaaatgtgtgtttctttcctcgataaataaacaaaaatgggaAGGTGCAAAGAGAGCATTCTGTAACTGTAATGCACATAGGAACCCTTGGCACAGAGTAAAATCCTAAAATCGTAGAGTAATAACCATAATTTCCACATCATGTACATTGCACACCTCGTTAAAAAATAAGAAGATCCGAGCAAGAATATTAACAACACAAAGTGCAgccataaatacatttaagtatatgtgtatgtatacataatatctttctccccctttctctctcattcacctTGGCTATTTGCTCTTTGTGTATCTATCTCAATTATCAGTGCCCAGGGTTCATTGTGAGTGTGAAAGCCACTTAACAAGTGTGTTGtgtttaaagtgtgtgtgtgcgtgtgcgtgtgggtgcgtgcgtgtgtgtgtgtgtgtgtgtgtgtgtgtgtgtgtgtgtgtgaatacattcACCTGTATTCAGTATTGTATGCACATAATTCCTTAAATTTCTGAACGCACacgtttttgtgcatttgtattgACACAGCAATACGGCAAGActgaagggaaagaaaaacatgctATTGTAGGACTGAGTCTATGGAACAGAagattttgtttggttttacaCAAAGACACTGTGAATGAGACAAACATACAGTGATCCTCTGGGCACCATTAAATTGATCTGTCCACAAGTGCAGAGATAGAGCAGGAAATGAAAGATTGATTGACTCTGTCCATGTGTTTGTACTCTGGGGTGTAACTTCACGTCCGATAGCTATTAAAAAGATGGAGAGCCTGAGAGACAAGAATGTGAATGTTGCTGAATCTTTTCCAAAgttctcatttgttttctttatgaaaGGTGGAATTATCACTTCTGTGTGTAAATGACAGACACTCACTGTTAATGTCCAATGCTGAAATTGCAATATTTGCACATAAAGCATCTCTTATTGTTTACCCTTATCTCATGTTAATTCATTGTGTCTCTTGTCTTTGCAGAGTGTGGCACCTGATACGCAACTGGACACGTCTTTGAAGCACTTTCAAAGTTTTATTCTTTCCCTCAGCCACTGAAAGAATATGTGCCAAAAGACTCTCTCCTATTGAggcctgcagccaatcagaacagatTATTAAGACTCACTGCCAACCAGGAgccagtgacattttttttcttgcaacttGCAAGGGAACTTCAAGAAATATAATTGTAAAATTTGTAATATAATATGATATAGTCAAAttgagaaattaaatatttaaaatgatcaaatataCATATAGCTacatataactttaaaaaagtgCCTCATATTTTTTGATTGTAGCCattttaacaaagaaaatcatGAAATGGtcagaggaaatgaaaaaaaaacatgaaactaCATTAAGGAGTATTGAAAATTATTAtgttaatagtaataataatgacattcAGCTGGCCttactgtgtttgtgaacattTAAAGAGTAGCTTCATGTTGCTTTTTGCTTTGCCACATGCCATAATTGCCCTGATGTGTATGGCTCACCCGTTGTTATGACCTCACCTGCCACTTAAGCTTGCATTtacaatctctctctttctctttctctctgtctctgtcgccctctctttcacaaacacacacacacacaggacaaagATACATGTAGGCTCAAAGGTTGAAAGCATACTCATGTTTACATATACTCACGAAGGGCCACAAAGACACACTATGCATGCTATACACATTGAAAGGCAAAGGACAAAAACGCACTTATActtgcatgtacacacacacaaccaaacacacatcacaaacaTATACATGGTGCACATACACTGTGTATATTGATAGGTTCCAAGGACAAGAACAAAGGCACGCTTGCAtgtactcacacaaacatgtgcacacacacacacacaaacacacgcacacatacatgctggaacaatctccctctctctatgcCTGAAGATCTATACTTGCTTTATGCATCCCTTGTGATTCATCAGCTAAAACCATGCAagtgtctgcctgtgttcccCTGTCTTCAGTGAagccgcacacacaccacacacactcacacaaatgtgAAATGCTGTTTAGCTGGCATCAGATTTTTTGGGATAGATAATTCactgatttctgtgtgtgtgtgcttgtatgtgtgttgaACTCTGTTTTACTAGTTTTGCTAAAGAATCTCAGTGcagatgtatatattttttcccagcATTCATTTCATCAGGTGGTTGTACAGTTTTGTTGATCC is from Anguilla anguilla isolate fAngAng1 chromosome 9, fAngAng1.pri, whole genome shotgun sequence and encodes:
- the LOC118235804 gene encoding insulin receptor substrate 1-B-like, with amino-acid sequence MENQAAELQCYEDVCKSGYLRKQKSMHRRYFVLRAASERGPARLEYYETEKKFRSKAPVPKKALNLETCFNINKRADSKNKHMIVLYTRGESFAIAADSEEVQSEWYQAMLDLQFKSKTPDDSGSGGEVGTPFPGPAFKEVWQVKVWPKGLGQARNLVGIYRLCLTDKTVNFIKLNSDVPAVVLQLMNVRRCGHSENFFFVEVGRSAVTGPGEFWMQVEDSVVAQHMHETLLEAMKALSEEFRQRSKGSQSAAAIGGGTTASNPISVPSRRHHPNPPPSQIGFSRRPRTDTPGPTGGNSGNTSPTPRHGFSRSRTSSIGGRGVDEGRVAAGGAVGPVSSPSLNGSSCSTTPTPTPMPKTTRAPTPAKIPLSLVRYTPNPVPSPAPSLSSSSGHGSECGGFGFGGGLVGGMAVAPFSRAPQRVSVSGSPSDYGSSDEYGSSPDLPGGSASRGLGCHALGGRASNYITMGHQQHGGGRASGGNTRGYARRVLRRSSTRECEAERRLLSKRASLPPMALGRLHPHRRREEEEEAEEDEDYTVMCRSASRESFTSPRAEGRKGGGGGEGGVAGDNGYMSMLPGVKSPSVSISLSLSVAVSDSSPKLDDYMAMTPSSSVSPPQPMRSLSSEGYMLMSPSSSCSPDQQVAVWGGRGGAIGGKRDNGNDYMNMSPIGARSANSSPPPNSEGHPPQGLTKTPPSYFSLPRSYKHTLSARVEDSLGRGKRAGLNGSNSCRGGVAGVGVGGRGGMGFPGRQDSSPGSSKGRRLSASSSSYSSSSASSESLEDKLTPRAHGVRVGVGFRPGEACCSSTERTSQQRHGPGGKMQNQQGQKQQRRGHPASIFEDMSKASTLPRVRENSLSSIPQNPGEYVSIRFGGPTGGNSGGAGHRGLMGPILSLPRGTLGPSHRAESCLSSFQTLPRSLSAPLAPSGSAACSTEYINMDFGHPPSLSPSPSSSPSSSHLSLTPVTFPSFGSLSTPPAVALKTREESHHTPREAEPGDTPRRKPGGTTPVAAAPNSLAGDYTEMAFSLDSASSRCSSPTLRPSAMELGLDFPLGKAGASPDRTGPRVIRADPQGRRRHCSESFLTSSPLPLSSSSSSSMSLFPEHNTQGVAHQLRFEVGASTWGSGLPAAQALSVEQGLNYIDLDLASKEGRRSTLEGPAGIHHPPPPHLFSSLLGGGSSGTLGGGSVGGCSVGANLNTYASIDFLKSEELRTNQNSNKDGPECGT